The proteins below are encoded in one region of Ricinus communis isolate WT05 ecotype wild-type chromosome 6, ASM1957865v1, whole genome shotgun sequence:
- the LOC8262585 gene encoding NADPH-dependent pterin aldehyde reductase isoform X1, with translation MTTPSFGVKAAAAAAVMTGGPNAGGKKVMITGVSKGLGRALALELAKRGHTVIGCSRAQDKLNSLQSELPSDHNNHHLLLNADVSSNSSVEELAKAIMEKKGVPDIIVNNAGTINKNNKIWEVPVEEFDTVIDTNVKGIANVLRHFIPLMLPNKQGIIVNMSSGWGRSGAALVAPYCASKWAVEGMSRSVAKELPDGMAVVALNPGVIHTEMLQSCFGTSASLYQAPDAWYSDLLFIIFSYGILLKLYIHVFQLSTQVCA, from the exons ATGACAACGCCGTCGTTTGGAGTAAAAGCAGCAGCAGCTGCCGCAGTGATGACCGGAGGACCAAACGCCGGCGGAAAAAAAGTAATGATAACGGGAGTGAGCAAAGGGCTAGGCAGAGCCCTAGCTTTAGAATTAGCTAAAAGAGGACATACAGTAATTGGTTGCTCTCGTGCTCAGGATAAGCTTAATTCTCTCCAATCAGAACTCCCTTCAGACCACAATAATCATCACCTCCTCCTCAATGCTGACGTG AGCTCAAATAGTAGTGTGGAAGAACTTGCGAAAGCTATAATGGAAAAGAAAGGCGTTCCTGATATAATAg TGAATAATGCGGggactataaataaaaataataagatatgGGAGGTGCCAGTGGAAGAATTTGATACTGTGATTGATACAAATGTGAAAGGAATAGCAAATGTTTTGCGCCATTTTATACCTCTTATGTTGCCCAATAAGCAAGGAATTATCGTTAATATGTCTTCTGGTTGGGGAAGATCTGGTGCTGCCTTG GTTGCGCCTTATTGTGCTTCTAAATGGGCTGTTGAGGGTATGAGTAGATCAGTTGCCAAGGAACTGCCTGATGGGATGGCAGTTGTTGCACTTAACCCAGGTGTGATACATACTGAAATGCTCCAGTCATGCTTTGGCACTTCAGCATCGTTGTACCAGGCACCTGATGCATGGTATTCAGATTTacttttcattatattttcatat GGTATTCTCCTGAAATTGTATATACATGTTTTCCAGTTATCCACACAAGTTTGTGCCTAG
- the LOC8262582 gene encoding cucurbitadienol 11-hydroxylase isoform X1: protein MLTIILFLVALLPLYYAFWINKWRNPNSKGVLPPGSMGFPVIGETLQLLIPSFSLDIHPFIRKRTQRYGPIFRSNLAGQSIVISTDPEFNRYILTQEGRLVEIWYLNTFSKIFSLEGESRTTAAGEIHKYMRGTFLTQFGLERLKEKLLPQIVNMVNETLYSWSTQEVIKVKHAVSTTICDFTAKIFCGYDARVSPDKLSECFTTFAEGLMSFPLNLPGTTYYQCLKNQQKAINILKKMVKERRTSAEKHVEDFLSTALNDMEKEKFLTDDFITTLLFGLLFASFETISTTMTLMLNLLSSHPSVLQDLMAEHESILQNKPLDSSIKWDEYKSMTFTHQVINETLRLGNVAPGLLRKAIKDVHYKGYTIPAGWTIMVATSIRHVNPEIYKNPLVFNPYRWKDLDSHIISKNFTPFGGGTRQCVGAEYSRVILAIFLHVLVTKYRWTIIKEGKIGRNPLLGFGDGVHMKFFEKQ from the exons ATGCTGAcaattatattgtttttgGTAGCACTACTTCCTCTATACTATGCGTTTTGGATTAACAAATGGAGAAACCCAAATTCCAAAGGTGTTCTGCCTCCAGGGTCCATGGGGTTCCCTGTCATTGGAGAGACCCTGCAGCTCCTCATTCCCAGTTTTTCTCTAGATATTCATCCATTCATCAGAAAGAGAACGCAGAG GTATGGACCCATATTTCGAAGTAATTTGGCCGGTCAGTCTATTGTGATCTCAACTGATCCTGAATTCAACCGTTACATTCTAACTCAGGAAGGAAGATTAGTTGAAATTTGGTATTTGAATACATTTTCTAAGATATTTTCACTGGAAGGTGAATCAAGGACAACTGCTGCTGGTGAAATCCACAAATATATGCGAGGCACCTTCTTAACTCAGTTTGGTTTAGAGAGGCTCAAGGAAAAGTTGCTTCCACAGATAGTAAATATGGTGAACGAAACTCTATACTCATGGTCTACCCAAGAAGTTATAAAAGTGAAACATGCTGTTTCCACA ACAATTTGCGATTTTACTGCTAAGATTTTTTGCGGTTATGATGCCAGAGTATCTCCTGATAAGTTAAGTGAGTGCTTTACTACATTTGCAGAAGGTCTCATGTCGTTTCCATTGAATCTTCCTGGTACTACGTACTATCAATGTCTCAAG AACCAACAAAAGGCAATCAacattttgaagaaaatggtCAAAGAGAGGCGCACCTCAGCTGAGAAGCATGTAGAAGACTTTCTGAGTACGGCATTGAATGATATGGAGAAAGAGAAGTTCTTGACAGATGATTTTATAACCACGCTTTTGTTCGGCCTTTTGTTTGCCAGCTTTGAGACAATATCAACAACAATGACTTTAATGCTCAATCTCCTTTCATCTCACCCTTCAGTGTTACAAGACTTAATG GCTGAACACGAGAGCATTCTCCAAAATAAACCTTTGGATTCCTCGATCAAATGGGACGAATATAAATCGATGACTTTTACCCATCAG GTTATTAATGAAACTCTTCGGTTGGGAAATGTTGCACCTGGCCTGTTGCGAAAAGCCATTAAAGATGTTCACTACAAAG GATACACTATTCCAGCTGGTTGGACTATAATGGTAGCTACATCAATCCGCCATGTAAATCCAGAGATATACAAGAACCCACTTGTGTTTAATCCTTATCGTTGGAAG GACCTTGACTCCCATATTATATCCAAGAATTTCACTCCCTTTGGTGGAGGAACCAGACAATGTGTTGGAGCAGAGTACAGTAGAGTGATATTAGCCATTTTCCTCCATGTTTTAGTCACTAAATATAG GTGGACAATAATTAAGGAAGGAAAGATTGGACGAAATCCTTTGTTAGGATTCGGAGATGGTGTTCATATGAAATTCTTTGAGAAGCAGTAG
- the LOC8262581 gene encoding cucurbitadienol 11-hydroxylase, producing MWTIILFLAALLVIYYTIWINKWGNPECEGVLPPDSMGIPIIGETLQLFIPSNSLDIHTIHQEENAEMWYGPIFRSSVAGRPAVISTDQELNHYILTQEGRTVQLWYLGTFSKIFALDGESRTHPFGYIHRYSRGAILSQIGFRKPQGKTASSPQMESMVTETLHS from the exons ATGTGGACAATTATACTGTTTTTAGCAGCACTACTTGTTATATACTATACGATTTGGATTAACAAATGGGGGAACCCAGAATGCGAAGGTGTTCTCCCTCCAGATTCCATGGGAATACCTATTATTGGGGAGACCCTTCAGCTATTTATTCCTAGTAATTCTCTGGATATTCATACCATTCATCAAGAGGAGAATGCAGAG ATGTG GTATGGACCCATATTTCGAAGCAGTGTGGCAGGTCGACCTGCTGTGATATCAACAGATCAAGAACTCAACCATTACATCCTAACTCAAGAAGGAAGAACAGTTCAACTCTGGTATTTGGGTACATTCTCTAAGATTTTTGCACTTGACGGTGAATCAAGAACCCATCCTTTTGGCTATATTCACAGATATTCACGGGGCGCTATTTTAAGTCAGATAGGGTTCAGAAAGCCTCAGGGAAAAACTGCTTCCAGTCCACAGATGGAAAGTATGGTGACAGAAACTCTGCATTCATGA
- the LOC8262582 gene encoding cucurbitadienol 11-hydroxylase isoform X2, producing MVYPRSYKSETCCFHKGLMSFPLNLPGTTYYQCLKNQQKAINILKKMVKERRTSAEKHVEDFLSTALNDMEKEKFLTDDFITTLLFGLLFASFETISTTMTLMLNLLSSHPSVLQDLMAEHESILQNKPLDSSIKWDEYKSMTFTHQVINETLRLGNVAPGLLRKAIKDVHYKGYTIPAGWTIMVATSIRHVNPEIYKNPLVFNPYRWKDLDSHIISKNFTPFGGGTRQCVGAEYSRVILAIFLHVLVTKYRWTIIKEGKIGRNPLLGFGDGVHMKFFEKQ from the exons ATGGTCTACCCAAGAAGTTATAAAAGTGAAACATGCTGTTTCCACA AAGGTCTCATGTCGTTTCCATTGAATCTTCCTGGTACTACGTACTATCAATGTCTCAAG AACCAACAAAAGGCAATCAacattttgaagaaaatggtCAAAGAGAGGCGCACCTCAGCTGAGAAGCATGTAGAAGACTTTCTGAGTACGGCATTGAATGATATGGAGAAAGAGAAGTTCTTGACAGATGATTTTATAACCACGCTTTTGTTCGGCCTTTTGTTTGCCAGCTTTGAGACAATATCAACAACAATGACTTTAATGCTCAATCTCCTTTCATCTCACCCTTCAGTGTTACAAGACTTAATG GCTGAACACGAGAGCATTCTCCAAAATAAACCTTTGGATTCCTCGATCAAATGGGACGAATATAAATCGATGACTTTTACCCATCAG GTTATTAATGAAACTCTTCGGTTGGGAAATGTTGCACCTGGCCTGTTGCGAAAAGCCATTAAAGATGTTCACTACAAAG GATACACTATTCCAGCTGGTTGGACTATAATGGTAGCTACATCAATCCGCCATGTAAATCCAGAGATATACAAGAACCCACTTGTGTTTAATCCTTATCGTTGGAAG GACCTTGACTCCCATATTATATCCAAGAATTTCACTCCCTTTGGTGGAGGAACCAGACAATGTGTTGGAGCAGAGTACAGTAGAGTGATATTAGCCATTTTCCTCCATGTTTTAGTCACTAAATATAG GTGGACAATAATTAAGGAAGGAAAGATTGGACGAAATCCTTTGTTAGGATTCGGAGATGGTGTTCATATGAAATTCTTTGAGAAGCAGTAG
- the LOC8262585 gene encoding NADPH-dependent pterin aldehyde reductase isoform X2, producing the protein MTTPSFGVKAAAAAAVMTGGPNAGGKKVMITGVSKGLGRALALELAKRGHTVIGCSRAQDKLNSLQSELPSDHNNHHLLLNADVSSNSSVEELAKAIMEKKGVPDIIVNNAGTINKNNKIWEVPVEEFDTVIDTNVKGIANVLRHFIPLMLPNKQGIIVNMSSGWGRSGAALVAPYCASKWAVEGMSRSVAKELPDGMAVVALNPGVIHTEMLQSCFGTSASLYQAPDAWALKAATMILNLTGADNGASLTV; encoded by the exons ATGACAACGCCGTCGTTTGGAGTAAAAGCAGCAGCAGCTGCCGCAGTGATGACCGGAGGACCAAACGCCGGCGGAAAAAAAGTAATGATAACGGGAGTGAGCAAAGGGCTAGGCAGAGCCCTAGCTTTAGAATTAGCTAAAAGAGGACATACAGTAATTGGTTGCTCTCGTGCTCAGGATAAGCTTAATTCTCTCCAATCAGAACTCCCTTCAGACCACAATAATCATCACCTCCTCCTCAATGCTGACGTG AGCTCAAATAGTAGTGTGGAAGAACTTGCGAAAGCTATAATGGAAAAGAAAGGCGTTCCTGATATAATAg TGAATAATGCGGggactataaataaaaataataagatatgGGAGGTGCCAGTGGAAGAATTTGATACTGTGATTGATACAAATGTGAAAGGAATAGCAAATGTTTTGCGCCATTTTATACCTCTTATGTTGCCCAATAAGCAAGGAATTATCGTTAATATGTCTTCTGGTTGGGGAAGATCTGGTGCTGCCTTG GTTGCGCCTTATTGTGCTTCTAAATGGGCTGTTGAGGGTATGAGTAGATCAGTTGCCAAGGAACTGCCTGATGGGATGGCAGTTGTTGCACTTAACCCAGGTGTGATACATACTGAAATGCTCCAGTCATGCTTTGGCACTTCAGCATCGTTGTACCAGGCACCTGATGCATG GGCCTTGAAGGCGGCTACAATGATACTCAATTTAACAGGAGCAGATAATGGTGCATCCCTCACAGTTTGA
- the LOC125370292 gene encoding mitogen-activated protein kinase kinase kinase 1-like: MDGGGFAAQELCPGGVSMICNCKDKEAYVSCLIQSHFVTSIAKQVSLFAQGFDSVSDESILQLLSSTGLELEDLNHMLRGNRNAGHVHEKRKSVGHNCDESSDSLISRHRLNIKNWQRGQLLGRGSFGSVYEVLAGEGTFFAVEEVPLVDDTIVHHIEQEIALLCQLSHQNIVEFVGTEKDESNLYIFFELVRGGSLEKVYQTFELDDSLVSLYTKQLIEGLKYLHDRNIIHRDIKCANILVDDVRIADFGLSKVIKLIILTKSCWGTLNWMAPEVLNPERGGYGVEADIWSLGCTVLEMLTRKIPYFDLERAAVQYSIGKGKLPQIPDTLSRHSRDFILQCLQVNPSERPTAAELLDHPFVKESSS, from the exons atgGATGGTGGGGGATTTGCTGCACAGGAACTTTGCCCCGGTGGTGTAAGCATGATTTGTAATTGCAAGGATAAAGAGGCTTATGTTAGTTGTCTGATTCAAAGCCACTTTGTCACATCAATTGCTAAACAGGTATCTTTGTTTGCACAAGGCTTTGACAGTGTTTCTGACGAGTCAATCCTTCAATTGCTCTCTTCTACCGGATTGGAGCTTGAAGATCTTAACCACATGCTAAGAGGTAACAGAAATGCTGGTCATGttcatgagaaaagaaaatctgtTGGGCATAACTGCGATGAAAGTTCTGATTCTCTA ATTAGTCGACATAGACTTAACATCAAGAATTGGCAGAGGGGGCAGCTTTTGGGAAGAGGGTCATTTGGATCAGTTTATGAAGTACTTGCTGGTGAAGGAACATTTTTTGCTGTTGAGGAAGTTCCATTAGTGGATGACACAATAGTTCATCATATAGAGCAAGAGATTGCTTTATTATGTCAACTGAGCCATCAGAATATAGTTGAATTTGTTGGCACAGAAAAAGATGAATCcaatctttatatattttttgaacttGTAAGGGGAGGTTCTCTAGAAAAAGTTTATCAAACGTTTGAACTTGACGATTCCCTAGTGTCCTTGTACACTAAACAGCTTATTGAAGGTTTAAAGTATCTGCATGATCGTAATATCATCCATAGGGACATTAAATGTGCAAACATATTGGTGGATGATGTGAGAATTGCAGATTTTGGATTGTCAAAggtgattaaattaattattcttacCAAGTCTTGTTGGGGGACACTGAACTGGATGGCTCCTGAGGTTCTTAATCCGGAAAGAGGAGGTTATGGAGTTGAAGCTGATATATGGAGTCTGGGGTGCACTGTGTTGGAGATGTTAACCAGAAAAATTCCATACTTTGATTTGGAACGTGCAGCCGTACAGTACAGCATTGGAAAGGGTAAGCTACCTCAGATTCCTGACACTTTGTCAAGACATTCAAGAGATTTTATCTTGCAATGTCTGCAAGTTAATCCAAGTGAACGTCCGACTGCTGCTGAGCTCTTAGACCATCCATTTGTAAAAGAGTCTTCCTCGTAG
- the LOC8262584 gene encoding E3 ubiquitin-protein ligase UPL5, which translates to MWVFPAETPSDLNSPSSSSTVSETNSSGFTDGSSQANTSLNHAQRFTMESDQHSETAELLDELISWSQYLDPCLFAAFKYEKVTDPRVLKKWLWKLCEAIFNPQNPLFLACPNDPTRFYANPKLELEPFHLDTMRLTGKVIALAVRHKIHVGVAFDRVFLL; encoded by the exons ATGTGGGTATTCCCAGCTGAAACGCCTAGCGACCTCAACTCACCGTCCAGTTCCTCAACCGTTTCAGAAACTAACTCTTCTGGCTTTACTGACGGGAGCTCACAAGCTAACACTTCTCTGAATCATGCGCAACGTTTTACCATGGAGTCTGATCAGCATTCTGAAACGGCAGAGTTATTAGACGAGCTCATTAGCTGGTCTCAATATCTGGACCCTTGTCTGTTTGCAGcatttaaatatgagaaagttACAGATCCTAGAGTACTGAAGAAATGGTTATGGAAGCTATGTGAAGCTATATTCAATCCGCAGAACCCTCTTTTCTTGGCATGCCCAAATGATCCTACTAGGTTTTATGCTAATCCGA AATTGGAGCTAGAACCCTTTCACCTTGACACTATGAGATTGACCGGTAAGGTGATTGCACTAGCTGTGAGGCACAAGATACACGTAGGTGTTGCCTTTGATCGCGTGTTTCTTCTGTAA